The following proteins are co-located in the Megalops cyprinoides isolate fMegCyp1 chromosome 15, fMegCyp1.pri, whole genome shotgun sequence genome:
- the ggps1 gene encoding geranylgeranyl pyrophosphate synthase — translation MDGDERAASERILLEPYKYLLQLPGKQVRTKLSQAFNHWLNVPEDKLQVIIEVTEMLHNASLLIDDIEDNSKLRRGFPVAHSIYGVPSVINSANYVYFLGLEKVLTLEHPEAVQVFTRQLLELHRGQGLDIYWRDTYTCPSEAEYRRMVLQKTGGLFGLAVGLMQLFSAWDRDLKPLLDTLGLFFQIRDDYANLNSREYSENKSFCEDLTEGKFSFPTIHAIWSRPESTQVQNILRQRTENVDIKRYCVDYLEKVGSFAYTRQTLLDLEAKAYSLIQELGGNPELEGLIKQLSRMYKEE, via the exons ATGGATGGTGACGAGAGGGCCGCCTCCGAGAGAATCCTCCTGGAGCCATACAAatacctgctgcagctgccag GGAAACAAGTGAGGACAAAACTTTCCCAAGCATTTAACCACTGGCTCAATGTCCCAGAAGACAAACTGCAG GTGATCATCGAGGTGACGGAGATGCTGCACAACGCCAGCCTGCTGATCGACGACATCGAGGACAACTCCAAGCTGCGGCGCGGCTTCCCCGTGGCCCACAGCATCTACGGCGTCCCGTCCGTCATCAACTCGGCCAACTACGTCTACTTCCTGGGCCTGGAGAAGGTGCTGACGCTGGAGCACCCGGAGGCGGTGCAGGTGTTCACGcggcagctgctggagctgcaccGCGGCCAGGGCCTGGACATCTACTGGCGGGACACCTACACCTGCCCCAGCGAGGCCGAGTACCGCCGCATGGTGCTGCAGAAGACCGGCGGCCTCTTCGGCTTGGCCGTGGGTCTCATGCAGCTGTTCTCCGCCTGGGACCGCGACCTCAAGCCCCTGCTGGACACGCTGGGCCTCTTCTTCCAGATCCGCGACGACTACGCCAACCTGAACTCGCGCGAGTACAGCGAGAACAAGAGCTTCTGCGAGGACCTGACGGAGGGCAAGTTCTCCTTCCCCACCATCCACGCCATCTGGTCGCGGCCCGAGAGCACGCAGGTGCAGAACATCCTACGGCAGCGCACCGAGAACGTGGACATCAAGCGCTACTGCGTGGACTACCTGGAGAAGGTGGGCTCCTTCGCCTACACCCGCCAGACACTCCTGGACCTGGAGGCCAAGGCCTACAGCCTCATCCAGGAGCTCGGGGGCAACCCGGAGCTGGAGGGCCTGATCAAGCAGCTGAGCCGCATGTACAAGGAGGAGTGa
- the b3galnt2 gene encoding UDP-GalNAc:beta-1,3-N-acetylgalactosaminyltransferase 2, with the protein MRSLVLLLCPCVVAVVVHLWLVANRTAFLLDLKDSDRQPYSREVLVGVLSARQHYALRDAIRETWLGYIREHPQFRHRVAVKFIIGRHGCPIPEEDREDPYSCTLLNLTDPVNGQEVEVLSVPDASVLVPSEVSVVSLDFKVLHPVVITRLGVFPDGPNLEFRGNVTVKLFQVDQEEAVVTARFSPISAGANVNGVWYKPVEQFILPRGFEGTLVWESLDSTDLMTANVSRVQLNNGGGVLKLSSVEEGTLPHRSALGFPGLAGGFTFSIYDVEALLEMLRGRQARLDDHASRLRQEDEVLEQESRRHGDMVFVDVVDTYRNVPSKLLQFYKWSIGNADFSLLLKTDDDCYIDVDAVLMKIDHKGLRRSNFWWGNFRQSWAVDRVGKWQELEYASPAYPAFACGSGYVVSRDLVEWLASNAEKLKAYQGEDVSMGIWMAAVGPRKYQDSGWLCEKECFVDMLSSPQHSAEELRSLWDRRRVCGDPCGCPWGHP; encoded by the exons ATGCGAAGTTTAGTATTGCTGCTGTGTCCGTGTGTTGTCGCGGTTGTGGTGCATCTGTGGCTAGTGGCAAACAGAACCGCCTTCTTGTTGGATCTCAAGGATTCAG ATCGGCAGCCGTATTCTCGAGAAGTTCTGGTGGGAGTGCTGTCCGCGCGGCAGCACTATGCTCTCAGGGACGCGATAAGGGAGACGTGGCTGGGATACATCAGGGAGCACCCGCAGTTCCGACATCG GGTGGCAGTCAAGTTTATAATTGGCAGGCATGGCTGTCCAATACCTGAAGAGGACAGGGAGGATCCCTATTCATGTACCCTGCTGAACCTCACTGATCCAG TGAATGGGCAGGAGGTCGAGGTGCTCTCCGTGCCCGATGCCTCGGTCCTGGTCCCCTCTGAAGTGTCCGTCGTCAGCCTGGACTTCAAGGTCCTGCACCCCGTCGTGATAACGCGCCTGGGGGTGTTCCCCGATGGCCCCAACCTGGAGTTCCGGGGGAATGTGACTGTCAAGCTCTTCCAGGTGGACCAAGAG GAGGCCGTGGTGACTGCGCGGTTTAGCCCCATCAGCGCCGGGGCCAACGTGAACGGGGTGTGGTACAAACCCGTGGAGCAGTTCATCCTGCCGAGG GGATTTGAGGGAACGCTGGTGTGGGAGAGTCTTGACTCCACAGATCTGATGACAGCAAATGTCTCCAGGGTCCAGCTGAACAATGGAGGAGGGGTGCTGAAATTATCCTCA GTTGAAGAGGGGACGTTGCCTCACAGAAGTGCTCTGGGTTTTCCTGGACTGGCGGGAGGATTTACTTTCTCGATTTATG ATGTGGAGGCCCTGTTGGAGATGCTGCGGGGGCGACAGGCGCGGCTGGATGACCATGCGTCCCGGCTGAGGCAGGAGGATGaggtgctggagcaggagagccGTCGGCACGGTGACATGGTGTTCGTGGACGTGGTGGACACCTACAGAAACGTGCCTTCCAAACTGCTGCAGTTCTACAAGTG GTCAATAGGAAATGCTGACTTCAGTCTGCTCTTGAAGACGGATGATGATTGTTATATCGACGTGGACGCAGTATTAATGAAGATAGACCACAAGGGGCTGAGGAGGAGCAATTTCTGGTGGGGAAA TTTCAGGCAGAGCTGGGCGGTGGACCGTGTTGGGAAGTGGCAGGAGCTGGAGTACGCCAGCCCGGCTTATCCAGCCTTCGCCTGTGGCTCCGGCTATGTCGTCTCTCGGGACCTTGTGGAGTGGCTGGCCAGCAATGCGGAGAAGCTGAAGGCTTACCAG GGTGAGGATGTGAGTATGGGTATATGGATGGCTGCTGTCGGTCCACGAAAATATCAG gactCGGGTTGGCTGTGTGAAAAGGAGTGCTTCGTGGACATGCTATCCTCGCCACAGCACTCGGCGGAGGAGCTGCGCTCTCTGTGGGACAGGAGGAGGGTCTGTGGGGACCCGTGCGGCTGCCCTTGGGGTCACCCCTGA